The genomic DNA AAATTGCTTTCCTAAGCATCTGTCATCTCTGCTCTGAACTTTTTTCCAGGATAACACAATCATAAATATTAACTTAAATGATAACTAAGAAATCAGATGCTAGTATGGGATGATTTCAGTAATCATACATCTGTAAGCAGCAGGTACAATAAATTCCACTGACACCTACTTTAACAGATCCTTTCCTCACAATTCGGATTTCAACTCAAGCATGGCTCACCTATAACTAGGAAGACCATATAATTGAGCGTCCAAGTGAAGACATTTGAgagtgaaagggagaaatggaGACAAGTCGGACAGGATGCTGAAAAGCAGTGGTACGCCAGCATGCAGTCTCCAGAAAACGAGAACATAAGGTCACCCTGACTGCAGTAAAAGATGCGGTAGTGTTTGCAAGTCAATAGTTTATCTCACAGTAGTGAACTATGAAGACTTCACACAGCAACTATCCCTTGCTTTATGGCAGTGAGTAAAATATACATCTGTACTGCAGTGGCactgaagaacaaaataaaaaacagatcaAGAAGATGCTTTTAAGTTTCCTGCAGATAAAGAATTGCTCTGATAGACTATTTGCTTCTTTTTAGGATCCCTGACCCATCGCACCCCAAGAACTGAGGACTGCTACCTGCTGTGCTGGCTCCCAGAAGACATTAATAAGGCTCCTGGATGAAGGAAAACAGTCTGCAGGAGAGGCAGCACCTTGGATTTCAGACAGGCTACCCAGGAATATTACCTATACCTCTTTCTGCAGGTACACTTCTACGTAACAGGTTCAAGGCATTCAAAAGGTTCTCGACAGAGGTAAGTAAAACCCCATGTAGGTTTGTTGTAACACTTCCCATTCAAACGTACAGCTTAGGATCTTCTAAGCAAAGCTCTTAGCGCTACTGGGGTCAGTGAAAACCCCAGGAGAgcaaaaaggagaaggaaagctGAGTAGCCTAAGAGGATTCTGTGCTAGGCAAGGATGTACCAACATTAGCACCAAACATCTACAATAACAAAATTCTTAAATGTcttaagttttctaaaaaaattgcaactttacataaatggaattatgGGGTCCAAGGGCAGAGCCCCAACTTCTTCCTGCCTCTCCCTTATGACTTGCAAAAGCACTTtactaataaaaacaaaagaaagggcTATGAAACCATTATGAACATAGTAGTACTGGAAGCAGGGAGTAAATAGGAGGAAAATAATCTAGCTTTCTGAAATTTCAGAGCACTGACCACAGACTGAAAAACCAGTGAACTGAAAGGACTGTTCAACTTACTGGGGGAAAAAACCCTGTCCCTCATGCCTGGAGAAAGCCAAAGTAACCTGAGCTTCATtccccagaggaacaatactgaAGAAAAtgattcagttcctctgccaccTCTACTTGCCTTCCCAGTGGGAGGAGTAATTTACCTGATTCTGTAAGGATGCCTGACATTTACTGGCCCTGTTTCTcttttgggagaaaaaaattgttaaaagttACTTTTTATCTAAAGTCTTATTTTGGTTGCAAATCCTACTCtccaatattttataattattagtTGTCCCAAATTCAACAAGCACCACAAGTATTTAACAAATAATGAGAAGTACAGCTTAAAGATTTCCAAGAGACTTGGATTCCATTAATAGCTCTATCACTAGCTGTGACTTTCAGCAGTCATTCAACCTTTTATCCTCATGTGCAATATAAAAGGGGTGGAAtatgagtgtgttttagttttaaaattttgtaacttTAACAAAACTTCTCTAGAAATTAAATATGATACTAAATACAGGGGCCTAGTTCTACTTCCTGTACCTGGAAAAACCCTTCCTTCTAGAGCAGGGCTTCCCAAAGAATGGTCTGTGAACCACTTGAATCAGCTTCCAGAACACTTGCTCAAATGGAAATCCCTGGCCCAGACCTCAGTGATCAAAAAGGCTTCCCCTCACCCATCTAGAATCTGACCAGGGGGCACTGCCTCAGGGTGTAAAAAAAAACCTCCAGAGGCATGAAACGGACAAGAACCAGCAGAAAACCCCCACAGGACTCTCAAAAGACCGTGAGGACAGAGGAAAGCAAAGCAGCTTTGGTTACAGATACTGTGCCTTACCTGTCTACCTACCTTACAACTTTAACTAAGAAGGTCATGGCAGACACATAGCTTAATATATTTACTTGCATTAACAGTAAAGTCAAACATTTTCTGACTGAAAGTGAAGTCTGATTTAGCTGATTAATTTTATAATGAGAACAGGTGCTGCCACTTTATATGAcaggactttttaaaattagttaaatTGATAGCTCCAAGGCtttgataaaaaatatatttaaagcatgtatACAATATATTGGACAATGTATCTTTTGTAAGTACTTAGATCTAAAGATTTAGATGTCAAATTAAACACATGCAGAGGGAAAACTTATCCAGGGTGAGATGGTGGAGGGACTACCTGGGAAGGGGCACAGGGAACACTGAGGGGACAGCTTGTTCTAGGCACTTATGCAGAAGCCTACAGTTCATCAGAAGGGAACAGTTTATTTGCTCTTATACTTCAATGTTTGAACTGTGCAAAAGATTGTTAAATACTTCTTCAAAATTCTTTAAGGGGTACGTTAGACAAAATGTTTGATACTATTACTCTAGGCATACATGGAAgaaatcttgtttttcttttggcttttctGAACCAAGAAGCCTGACTGCAACATAAAGCTCTACATAACTTATCAAATTATTTATGCTTTTTCACTGCtagctttaatatttttctaacaGCCACCTTGGATTTTGATGCCTAAGAACATTCTCTAACAGAAGAGAAGAgtagggaagaaaataaaattaactaaatGAAGATAAATCCTCAAGGCAtttggtaaatgaatgaatgaatgtatttttgtttgtacTGATAGGTGCTTCCTCCCAGATCTTCATCTTTGAGGGAAGATGAAATGATTAATATATCTTTTCATGTTAAAGGAGACTCCAAGTTGATAACCTAGTTCTGAAGAACTTAATCTCAAATTCCACATAAGTTTAGACACGAAAATATCCTGGAACAGAGAGGTTTACGTGAATTGGTCACACTGAGTACAGATACTCAATACTGATGTTTTGATACATGAACCTGACAGACCCTGTTATTTTTCAGCAATTCACTGATTCAGCTATGCTATAAAAACCTTAATAACTAACTGAATCTCTTTCTTGCAAATAGGGCACAAGGCCCCAGCCTTCTTTAATTTTCTGGCACAGTGAAAGCAAGCGACAAGATGGCCTGTCCTCCCGTGAATAATGTTCCCATCTCGTGGTCTTTTCTCACACAGTCTGCATGGCTTCAAAAGATTCTGGCAATCCTCCATGTTTTCTGTATCTGTTCTCTGTTCAAAAAGGTTATCTGATTGCTCTCCCACGCTTGAAATGGTCTCTTGGCTTTTAGAACTGTGAGCCAAATCCAAGAATTCCACTGAGCTGCAGGGGTCAAAAAGTTTGGGATTTTCTTCCTTTAAGTATGCACCTTTAGGTCTAACAACAGGAGCGGATATGGTTCTTTGGCAATCAGGGACATCGATTCCTTCATGTTCCTTCTTTTCAGGTATGGCAGCGATATTAGATGTGGAAAGAGAATGGGTTAATTTAGAACAATCTGAATACCAATCCTTCCTCAAGGCCCAGCAACGAAAACAGTACCTCTTGCTTGGAGAGTTAAATTTCTTGCACTCAGTACACTGCCACTCATCCTGCAAAGACAAGCGCAGCCAGTGAGCACTCTGCAGCGAGCCCGAGGACAAGGAGAGAGAGCATAGGCCAGACCTCCTCCTCTCACTATGCTGCCAAGAGTCCTGACATTCCACAGCAGGACTCTAGCCTAGAATGGAAGTAAACTCTGCAGCTATGTGTAAGCCCGTCTGGAGAAGGTGCACAATGATAGTGACGCAATTACCATTTCAAGCCAAAATTTGACATAGCTATCTTTaagttaaattaattattttggcTTTCTATCTATTCTGGGTGGAATTTACATTGTTTGCTTTCCCCCAATACCTCTTTTTTAGGTCATTTGTCTTCACACAACTTATTCTTCAACTGAGCAAGAGGTTAAAGAGTGAAGAAGAGATAATACTCTGTCATTTTTCCTACTAATTAAAAAACTGTTATAAAATTTGGCAAAAAGGAAGCTACAATTAAAATGAGATTTGAAAACTACTAAATTTACTCATACTCTCTCACTGCTCTAGGATCACAGGTAGCTAACAGTATGCCTAAAACGCAGTCTGAAAAATGTATGTTCTTATCCTTGAATGCCAATTAATTTTTTCCCTATGTCTCCATACTCAAATTAGGCGATACTAGAGCTCAGTGAATTTTAAATGCCTTGCTTAATTCAAACATAGCTACCTGGAACAAATCAAGAGTATTTAATGTGGATAATTGCCTGGCTCTGACAGGATCAATGATTTGACACAGGCTGACTTGATTCCTTTGAGAACAGAGGCCAAGCACTTCAGTTTAGAAGCCATAACTCACCTAGACAGAGAGGGAGCGACATGACCATTTGTAAACTGGGATGTTCTCCAAAGAGCCTCCAAACATTCTTGCCCATTTAAGATCCTCAGATCTCATCTGAAATGCTATACAAATTCTCAAAAGAACTTCACAAAGATTTGGAATTCATAACTGATGGTGTGTCATAGTCTAATTGgcatcactttttctttttttaatagtacATAAAATAATAGGATTTATTAAATTCAATGGCATCTTTGATTGATGAAATAGTCTATTTGTTTAATAGGCTTTCTGGGCCAAGTAGCCACAGAAGTCTGATTAAGATGGAAACACTTACCTCTGCTATTTGTATTATGGTCAAGAACACTTAATGGACCAATATATTCCACTTTATTAGTTAGCTATACACAGCCAGATAATTTGCAATGAATTACCATTAACAGTCAACAAGAGGTTCGGGAGTCGGGGGAGAGCAACACCAGAGACAACCTTAAATTTTTCTATCCCCAAGCAGCAAAATGTAAAATCCCCCCTTAGcctctcctcccccttcctcccactgAGAGTTAGATGAGGGACATACACACTATAAGGAAAATGGGGAATTCgcatgaaaagagaaaaagtacacactggaGTATAAAACCCAAGATGTCAAACTGTGACAAATCCACACCATTACCTAACAGCTCAACAATGAATCTTCATTTATTAGCTCTCCATTAATATAAACCCATGTGGAAATTAAGCTATTTTACATCTGTTCCTTTTTAAGAAAGCAtcgaaaatattatttttatatttgacaaAAGCATTTTAATAGCTCACAGGTCTCTCTCTGGAATTACACAAAGGTGCTTAGTGGGCAAAGTATGCAGGACTATTCTGAGTAACTGTACCCACTACATCAGATTCAAAGAGTCTGGACAGCAAGGGGAAAGGCACAGAGTCATTCATCCCTTTTCAAGGTGGGGAGAGATTAGATCAACTCATCCCCTCTCTTCTCAAATTCCAGTAAGAACCTGGAACAAGATGTAAAAAAACCAACAGCATCTCTTAACACCTAGGAAAGGTAGAAATGGGGGCAAGGAGGATTCTTCAACAGAAAGTGAACTGCTGGCACATTAACACATTAACATCTGAAGAGATGAGAGGTGCAAAATAACTCTTTGACCAGACATTCATACCTCCGAGGTAACTTCTACATCAGTATCATCACTTATGAACTTAGAGTCCTCAAGGTCATCACTTTTCCCCACTTCAATCACCTGTGAAAGCAAGTAAGGTTCACCTATTTTAGATGAGGTAATTACCTGAGAGCAAAAATGAAAGAGCTTCAAGTTGAAACTCACATTCTGTCTCCATCACTAGTACTTAAAGAAGACAGCTTAAATGTGAGACCAAAAACAGGATTCTGTACACACCTCACTGGCATTTCAATAGAATGAATGACTGAAAAGCACCCAGAAGGGTTACCAAGTATCTTCTGAATTTAGAAGGGAGAGGCTGTCCAAATGTAtgactttaaagaaaatgaacaatatcAGAGTAGAAAAGCTACGAAATTATTAAATGTGGAAATTTTCAATCTTGGGAGTCTATGTCTAGGCattcacaggaatggaagtgaaAATCTCTGCACAAAATATACTTGGATGTGAAGaaggaaaacaatttaaaaattttacttttcatattttaaagtaaaactacTTAGGTGATATTTCGGCCATCCTATAAAAACATGCCATTGGACAAAGAAACAAAGTCAAGAAATGTTGGTCTTCTAAATTTTTACATTCAGATTTtgaaattctaaaaattaaaatcctagtTTTGTGATCCAATTAATGGAATAAAGCCAGTTATGATACAATTGTGAACCTCCATATAACAACTTTCTCACAGAAGTTCAAGTACTTTAGGTCACATCTCCCTAGAGAAGTTCCCAAATGTCACCTTTGTCTTCATTCCAGCCACTTGCATTCCCTTCTGTTGCTACCCACATAACCAGTCTAACAGAAtccaagcatctatctatctaccacaTAACATTCAGAATATCCTTCAGGAAACCAAATTACTATCAAAATCCCTTAATTAAAAGATGACCCAATTTaggtcctttttttctttttgctatattTACTCAGTGCACGTTTGCTTAGCATCTTATCCATGGGGCACTGGATCTGCTGCCCAATTTCTTTTGAGACCTGAGCACCTGGCCGCACAAGTCATCTCTGTGtactcacaccatgtgtactctGAGTTCTAATTCTCTCCATTCCCCCTACTTAAACTCTAAACTCTGTGGAAAAATCCATTTCTATTTAGATATAAAATGGTTATGGGAGCTACTGAGATGTCTAAGAAATAAGGACTTTTTTCCTACAGGCTATTGTGACCATTTATAACTTTGCTCCTTGTTAGCAAAGCAAAGCCTCCAGAAGAAAAATATCTCCACGATGAGAAACTAGAAGGGCACAAAGATAGTAGTTTATTGCTCCTAACAAAATAGGAGGCCTTACCCATGAAGTCCCATCCTATTTTTAAAGCCACCCTGATTAAATTAATGTGAATCTTAAAATTGGATACAGGAAAACATTAAGAAGTAAGGGAGGATTATGTGAGTCATTTGCTGTTCGAAGAGGTATAGGTCAAGTCACCAGATCGGAATAAATTATATtgtgcatacatatataaaatcaacAAGAAATTTTTCCAGAACATACCTTTTTGTCCCTCACTTTCTCTACTTCTTCACTTGTTTGCTCAGTACCAGCAGCTTCAACTTTTATTCCAACACCAAACTGTTCTGATACTGACTCATTCAAAAACAAGTCATCTGTGGTATCTGAAACAATGGCAGTACCTATATCctaacagaagaaacagaaagacCTGAGTTTTTCTAGTCAGAAACTTATCAGAGATGAACCCAAAACTCACTGTCTTCACACATCTCCAAAGAACACCTAGCCTTTCTTCAATGGATATCTATTCACTCAACAGATACCTTCTTGGCACCTACTATGGATAAGCTAATGGTTGGATATTAGGGCACCGGAAAGAAGTTTTCTATTTTAACAGTAAATCAGGTATAACACCTTAGAAACAGTACGGACAGGCTTAAAAGCTGAAGACTCAGAACAGCTCAACCAAACAGGATCCATTCCTGACATTCCTTTCCACAGGTGGCCCTCTGAGAAGCTAGAAAACATTGTTAATTGTGacacattttttcctttaatgatcaatatttattgaagaaaatgagaaatactaATGGTTACTCAAACCTTCTGTCCTCTTTCTGAATTCTTTAAAAACTTCAACTATAACTTACTTTCTGCACTCAACTATGGACATTTTATGACATGCTTTCTATAATACTTACAAGAGAAAAACTTACTGTTTTGCCACTGCATGTCTATCCATTTACTGCACAAATACTCACTGAACGCCTACTGTGTGTCAGATACTGTGCTGGGTGCTAAGCACTAAGAGACACTGCTGAGTAATACCAAAGCCCTGGACTTCATTTCagtgaagggaaagagaaaacagacacaaaaacaaaatacaaccaTAGTTTTACAAAGTGAGAAGTGCAGTGGAGAATATAAAACAAGATAATGGACAGAATGATGATGGCTTGAATTAAGGAACGAAAGCAGAAGTAATAAAAAGTGGTCAGTTAGATTTTGGATATATCTAGAACCTGAATGTGGCATATGACAGTAAGAAATCAACGATATCCCCTAATACTTGGCTTGGATAACTGGGTAAAAGGAAAGGGGGGATAAGAGAGTTTTGTaaagttaaacaaaaaaaaaatcaggagttctATTTTGAACATGCTAAATGTCATATCATCTAAGCAGAAGTGTTGATAGGCAGCTGGGATATGGAAGTTGGGCACCTAGGAAGAGGTCAGAGCTGGAAACACAGATTTGGGAATCATATACACACAGATGGCACTTAAAGTCATAGCACTCAATGAGAATTCTTCAGAGACTTCAACACGCGGTCAAGAGTAACAAGAATATTACTCCAAAAGAAAAGTTCTTCAAATGTGAGATTTACCTGATTTGTCTGTAAATCAGTTGAGCCATTACTTCTAGGTGTATAGTTGTTTCTCAAGTTTCCTAAAAACCACCAAGGCAGGCCAGTTATATCCCACTCCTCAAACCCAAGGTCCAGCTTAGATGTCTCATCTTGGGTTAAATTTTCTAGAAAGTCTTCATCTACAGAAGTCGAATGAAAAGGATGATAACTACGTACACAGCACTTCAAGACTCTCTTAATAATATTTATAATCTCTTTATAAGATAGGTAAAAACAAATTACTATTCCCAGTAAGAAAGAATCAGAAAACAAACATCTGTTTCAAATGCAAagcccaaacccctccccttGTTAGGCTTCCTTAGCAAGTGATGAAACTAGAAGCAAATGATCATTTATCATGAAATCTAAACTCTGAAAGCATCTAAACAATGACACTGTTCTAAAAGGATTTCTAAATGGTCATTTACTGGCATTTTAAAGATTTCTACCACTGTAAAAACTGAGGAACAACTTGCCCTAGTACATGGTGTCTGATAATGGCTTGACCCACTGGATGGCATGTGGTGATAGCATCATAGCCAAACCCTTGAGACAGAAACAAGGTGGTCCAGACCGTAACAGGCAATAACAGGGATGTCAAGGCAGTCTCTCACTGGTACCACATATTTTGGGACATTTCTCAGTTAATTCATACATTTTGACAGGTAACAATCATTATAAAACACCGAACTCTAGGTTGTTCAAATAAATATACACACGTATGTCTTTTCTGGATCAATGGGCTCTTTCAGAGTTAAGATATCTAAAATCTAGAAATATTGCAAATCTAACACATATTAAGGCCCCACAATATTCCAAGTAAAAGACCACATGTTGTACATCTAAATGACATTTGGGACAGTTACTAACAAAGTCGGTTGCTACCACATGAAATTCTCTTCTTCCCCGTTGTCCCGTCTTTTTGGCCGTGCTTTACTCTTTTTCTACCACCTTACTTCCCTCTACCTCTTCCCAAGGCACTCAGCATGCCAATGGCAACCACGGTGTTTAAATGTCCTGCAGTACACACAGCTGGAAAACTGTCTGCAGTAAATGGGTCCCTGCCAGAATCACCAGCCAAATTCCTGAGATGGCGCCCCATTAAAGTCACCTCCACGTATTCAAGCTCTGTGACTTTTCATGAAGAGAATGGCAATAGGCCATCCTTTCCAGATATAGAAATTCTGTCATTTCTGTCTGTATACCTTCCTGAAAATGTTATTCGCAAAATTTACATCACAAACTACATATAGTCTCTTGAATtggctgtttttatattttaaacagcCTTCTGAGTAAAAAATAAGGACCTgcatttaaagaaacaaaattacagaTTTAATGCCATACAGAGTGGAACAACCCCCAGGGTAATTACGTAGCCCAAAATTCAGTGTATATTTTCAATGCGATTTGAAGAAAACACAGCATGATAAActgattcaattttttttaaactgactccattttaatttaaatatttacaatatttCAGCAGCATAACTTCCTGCGATGTCACCCTAAGTTTAACCTACCATCGCTCCAAATGTGAGCCAGGTACCTAGACTAAAAACCATCATGCCATTAATACCTGTGAGGAATTTAGGATTTTATACATTTTTGCAGAAAAAAGTTTTagaagacattttataaagtaGGGTTTGGGGTAAACTTCCAAAATAtcaattaactcatttaacctaTGCATTCCATTTCTAGTATGGATGGCAAAGATCTAATGACTCCCTTCCAAGGGCAGAGGAACAACTACACTCGGCTTCTTATGTCTCATTCTTGCCTCTAAGATACTAAGAATATTTTATCATCTTTGCAAaattcaaaaaactgaaaattagcTCAAGCAgtcaaatcaaaataaaaattctaatcaGATTGAATATATACATGGGTGCCAATATTCCAAAGGCCAAGGCAGCCAGGTTACCAGGTGGCAGAACAGATAAACATGCAGTTATCTTGCATTAGTGCATTAAAGGAAAGGCCTTGCTTTATCCCAGTCACCATGGCTGCTCAATGAGCATTACAATCTTCCTCAAACTTCACAACGGTGACGAGGGCAAAAAGATTTTcagaaaagaatgagaaataaGTATGACATAACGCCCCTCCTACTTCACATTTGAAGAGACAGCATTATTTTTTAAGACCTCAATATAATGGTCTTAATTACAACTTGTGCTTAATGTGGATAGATGCCATTTCTAGAAgtcatcaacaaaaaagaaagaaagtctaCCTAGTCTTAATCCAAAACCTACCTTCCCTAGAATTTCTGCATTTACGTTGTGAGGTTGGCAGTACAGGAATATTGCCTTCTTCCGTTCTTTTCCTAGAATTGGAACTTTCCTCTGCACTTtgctgaaaagaaaggaaaggtgtTTATCAGTTCAACAGAAATGACTGAGACCAGGGGATGTAGCAGTTCCATTCTAGCTCACCAGTCAGTGTGCGACACAAAGGGTTACACACAAGCAAGAGAACTCTGGAGTTCACCACAGTCATCAAATAAAGGCAGCACCTCTCCTCATCCCACTGTGAGCAGAGCTAGGACACTCCCAAACCTGGGGGAGAGAAGTCTCTGCACAAAAGACCAAGGCATACTGTGAAAAATGGGCTATCAATACAAAGCCTCTAGCCTACTACAAAATTAGGTGTAATTCAGAGAACATGTGAGAAACCCTCACCATATACCAAGATGATCATAGTTGTCCCGGGTCTGGGGAATCTTTAAGAAATGGCATAACATGAACTTAACTGAAACAAGCCTGTAAAATCTAATAAAGCCGTTTCCTCAAACACCTCTGAAcatacacatcacacacacaggcacacacaaacTCCAAAGAAACTGCAGCTGGAAGAACTGAATTCAGAAGTGCTACATCCCAAAGGAAAATTCAGAGACTGGAACTCTGTTATGGGCAGAACAGAGAAGGTTCACTCTGTCCCTGGTCTGTGAACTCCCAAGAACCTTTCTTATTAAATTCTTACCACATTCAAGGAAAGGTCGTGGGAGTCCAAGATCCATAGGTACAGAGAAGGGGCCACTCTGTACAACAAAAGAAGTCACCGTGTGGTGATTTTACCTTCAGTCGGTCTTGACTTGGAATATCCATACTGTGATCCTGTGCGAGAGCGCGAGTCTGAGCAGCATCTGGATAGCaagtaaaacaaaaggaaaaccttCCCTGGTAATAACCATTCTTTCCACACAAAGGACCTCAGCAAACAACCCTGGAGCCAGGTTTGGTCCCTAGAGATGTACTTCTCCATATTGGCTAGACAAGGCTCtcatccaaaaggaacagaaagaccaaaactactaaaaatggcaaagaccaagacAGGCTATCTCAAAATAAATTACCAAAATATAATCTggggaaaaatggaaaatgactaaaaaaaatgttcatagcaagCTTTCAAACTTTAGTATGAAAAATGATTCCAAGCAGGGAATAAACGGAGAgtatttttatcatcttttccTTATAGGTGTTTATTACCAAATTTGCCTAACTTGTAAATAAGGACAAAAAGAGTCTGgctttttaatttaatctttACTTTCAAGTGTTAAAAGTTACAGAGGGTTACGAAATCTGAAAATCTGGAATTTTCCCCACTTGCTTCTAATGCAATGGCACCTTCATGTAAATTTATATTCTAAGTGTCAATGATGATTTCATAGTTTAAATTCCCATCACCTTAATATAGATTAATCTTTTTAAGTCAATAACTCATTTTTTCCAGTTACTATACACgtttcctaagaaggaagaagaggcagACAAAGTTTTTCTCAAGgccaataaaacaaagcaaagcaaacagtaACCTGAGA from Manis pentadactyla isolate mManPen7 chromosome 9, mManPen7.hap1, whole genome shotgun sequence includes the following:
- the MDM4 gene encoding protein Mdm4 isoform X2, giving the protein MTSFATSAQCSTSDSACRISSEPVNQVRPKLPLLKILQAAGAQGEMFTVKEVMHYLGQYIMVKQLYDQREQHMVHCGGDLLGELLGCQSFSVKDPSPLYDMLRKNLVTLATAATDAAQTRALAQDHSMDIPSQDRLKQSAEESSNSRKRTEEGNIPVLPTSQRKCRNSREDEDFLENLTQDETSKLDLGFEEWDITGLPWWFLGNLRNNYTPRSNGSTDLQTNQDIGTAIVSDTTDDLFLNESVSEQFGVGIKVEAAGTEQTSEEVEKVRDKKVIEVGKSDDLEDSKFISDDTDVEVTSEDEWQCTECKKFNSPSKRRNMKESMSLIAKEPYPLLLLDLKVHT
- the MDM4 gene encoding protein Mdm4 isoform X3, whose product is MTSFATSAQCSTSDSACRISSEPVNQVRPKLPLLKILQAAGAQGEMFTVKEVMHYLGQYIMVKQLYDQREQHMVHCGGDLLGELLGCQSFSVKDPSPLYDMLRKNLVTLATAATDAAQTRALAQDHSMDIPSQDRLKQSAEESSNSRKRTEEGNIPVLPTSQRKCRNSREDEDFLENLTQDETSKLDLGFEEWDITGLPWWFLGNLRNNYTPRSNGSTDLQTNQDIGTAIVSDTTDDLFLNESVSEQFGVGIKVEAAGTEQTSEEVEKVRDKKVIEVGKSDDLEDSKFISDDTDVEVTSEVLRDAVGFFTSCSRFLLEFEKRGDELI
- the MDM4 gene encoding protein Mdm4 isoform X1, translated to MTSFATSAQCSTSDSACRISSEPVNQVRPKLPLLKILQAAGAQGEMFTVKEVMHYLGQYIMVKQLYDQREQHMVHCGGDLLGELLGCQSFSVKDPSPLYDMLRKNLVTLATAATDAAQTRALAQDHSMDIPSQDRLKQSAEESSNSRKRTEEGNIPVLPTSQRKCRNSREDEDFLENLTQDETSKLDLGFEEWDITGLPWWFLGNLRNNYTPRSNGSTDLQTNQDIGTAIVSDTTDDLFLNESVSEQFGVGIKVEAAGTEQTSEEVEKVRDKKVIEVGKSDDLEDSKFISDDTDVEVTSEDEWQCTECKKFNSPSKRYCFRCWALRKDWYSDCSKLTHSLSTSNIAAIPEKKEHEGIDVPDCQRTISAPVVRPKGAYLKEENPKLFDPCSSVEFLDLAHSSKSQETISSVGEQSDNLFEQRTDTENMEDCQNLLKPCRLCEKRPRDGNIIHGRTGHLVACFHCARKLKKAGALCPICKKEIQLVIKVFIA
- the MDM4 gene encoding protein Mdm4 isoform X4, which encodes MTSFATSAQCSTSDSACRISSEPVNQVRPKLPLLKILQAAGAQGEMFTVKEVMHYLGQYIMVKQLYDQREQHMVHCGGDLLGELLGCQSFSVKDPSPLYDMLRKNLVTLATAATDAAQTRALAQDHSMDIPSQDRLKQSAEESSNSRKRTEEGNIPVLPTSQRKCRNSREDEDFLENLTQDETSKLDLGFEEWDITGLPWWFLGNLRNNYTPRSNGSTDLQTNQDIGTAIVSDTTDDLFLNESVSEQFGVGIKVEAAGTEQTSEEVEKVRDKKVIEVGKSDDLEDSKFISDDTDVEVTSEVLTGI